In Blautia sp. SC05B48, a single genomic region encodes these proteins:
- a CDS encoding CYTH domain-containing protein, translating to MEIERKFLIRKDDLPQDLASYPCHRIEQGYLCTSPVVRIRRQDDDYFLTYKSKGLMSREEYNLPLTAEAYEHLKSKADGILITKDRYVIPEKDGLFIELDVFHGEYEGVLLAEVEFPTEEAANAYTAPDWFGEDVTYSTRYHNSTMSQGWQTDYCSLRSQ from the coding sequence ATGGAGATTGAACGTAAATTTCTGATCCGGAAGGATGACCTTCCGCAGGATCTGGCTTCCTATCCCTGCCACCGGATTGAGCAGGGGTATCTTTGCACTTCCCCTGTTGTCCGCATCCGCCGGCAGGATGATGACTATTTTCTTACTTACAAATCCAAAGGTCTCATGAGCCGTGAAGAATATAATCTTCCGCTCACCGCTGAAGCCTATGAGCATCTGAAGTCTAAAGCAGACGGTATCCTCATTACCAAGGACCGCTATGTGATCCCGGAAAAAGACGGACTTTTTATTGAGCTGGATGTGTTCCACGGAGAATACGAGGGAGTTCTTCTGGCTGAGGTTGAATTTCCTACAGAGGAAGCCGCCAATGCCTACACTGCGCCGGACTGGTTCGGAGAAGATGTGACTTATTCTACCAGATATCATAACAGTACCATGAGCCAGGGCTGGCAGACTGATTACTGTTCACTCCGTTCTCAGTAA
- a CDS encoding InlB B-repeat-containing protein, producing MKKEMKQILWVVALLVILMTATGHLVSAAGFDWSDGTSRNACKKMYSVSFRSGRGVSSAVYEKLGKKQKFGSMITIPKVPQVPAGYQAEGWSLKKGGTEARYKPGKKYFVRRNVTFYAVIKKKNNLKLILHRNDGGIYKIIRVPSGKLKLPVMANEENSTFLGWSTRAGQKTSPRYEAGQVITVSGTMHLYAVRFWRYQEPNLVRNSFHYPENYERIIFVGDSRTYGLQKVLYEQFGEEYVDSHVSFVCCSNTELDWLKLTGAQALLKEIEKYRKNEKYAKIAVVFNHGVNDLRDIKGKQDLNDKLSQYGSYMKKLGTELSMKNCSLYYMSVNPINGGERGSTRNRKCENIRAFNSGLASKLGSQYHYIDVYSYLMRTGYGTVSNTGDGTDDGVHYTPGTYKRIFAFCLAYIRKTENYFDIEEIHRTDFGD from the coding sequence ATGAAAAAAGAGATGAAACAGATCCTGTGGGTAGTGGCGCTTCTTGTTATACTGATGACCGCCACAGGACATTTGGTGTCAGCTGCCGGCTTTGACTGGTCGGATGGTACATCCAGGAACGCCTGCAAAAAGATGTATTCCGTATCTTTCAGGTCAGGCAGAGGAGTCTCCTCTGCTGTATATGAAAAATTGGGAAAGAAACAGAAATTTGGTTCCATGATCACGATTCCCAAAGTGCCGCAGGTCCCAGCAGGATATCAGGCAGAGGGATGGTCTCTGAAAAAAGGAGGAACGGAGGCAAGATATAAGCCGGGAAAAAAATATTTTGTAAGAAGAAATGTAACGTTTTATGCAGTGATAAAAAAGAAGAACAATCTCAAACTGATCCTGCACAGGAATGACGGAGGTATCTACAAGATCATACGGGTTCCAAGCGGAAAACTGAAACTGCCGGTGATGGCCAATGAAGAGAATTCTACATTCCTTGGATGGTCCACCCGAGCAGGTCAGAAGACCTCGCCAAGGTATGAAGCCGGACAGGTGATCACAGTCAGTGGGACCATGCATCTCTATGCAGTTAGATTCTGGCGTTATCAGGAACCGAATCTGGTCAGGAACAGCTTTCATTATCCTGAGAACTACGAAAGGATCATCTTCGTGGGAGATTCCAGGACATATGGTCTTCAGAAGGTATTGTACGAACAGTTTGGGGAGGAGTATGTGGACAGCCATGTCAGCTTTGTATGCTGTTCTAATACGGAACTGGACTGGCTGAAGTTGACGGGCGCACAGGCTCTTTTGAAAGAAATAGAAAAATATCGTAAAAATGAAAAATACGCAAAGATCGCGGTGGTGTTTAATCATGGTGTCAACGATCTCAGAGATATTAAAGGAAAACAGGATCTGAATGATAAACTCTCACAGTACGGGTCTTACATGAAAAAGCTGGGAACAGAGCTTTCCATGAAAAACTGCAGTCTGTATTATATGTCTGTGAATCCGATCAATGGAGGGGAAAGGGGAAGTACCCGGAATCGTAAATGTGAGAATATCCGGGCTTTTAACAGCGGTCTTGCCAGTAAGCTTGGAAGTCAGTACCATTATATCGATGTTTACAGTTATCTGATGCGGACAGGATATGGTACTGTATCCAATACGGGAGACGGTACAGACGATGGTGTTCATTATACGCCCGGAACTTATAA
- a CDS encoding DJ-1 family glyoxalase III: protein MMSKVYIFFADGFEDIEGLTVVDLMRRAGIDIQTVSIKETKEIRTSHEIDLLTDRTFGECDFSDADMLVIPGGMPGTKYLEEYKPLTELLTDFYQKGGKVAAICAAPGVFERLGFLKGRNATSYPSVMEQLKSARTSLKPVVVDGNVTTSRGLGTAIDFSLSLIGQLEGSAKAEEIAESVVYVRS from the coding sequence ATCATGAGTAAAGTGTATATTTTTTTCGCAGATGGTTTTGAGGATATTGAAGGACTGACAGTGGTAGATCTGATGAGAAGAGCCGGGATCGACATCCAGACAGTATCTATCAAAGAGACAAAAGAGATCAGAACCTCTCATGAGATCGATCTTCTTACAGACCGTACCTTTGGAGAATGTGATTTTTCCGATGCGGATATGCTTGTAATTCCGGGAGGAATGCCGGGAACAAAATATCTGGAGGAATATAAACCGCTGACTGAACTTCTGACAGATTTCTATCAGAAGGGCGGCAAGGTAGCAGCTATCTGTGCGGCACCAGGTGTATTCGAAAGACTTGGATTCCTGAAAGGCAGAAATGCTACATCTTATCCATCTGTTATGGAACAGCTTAAAAGTGCCAGAACATCTCTGAAGCCTGTAGTGGTAGATGGAAATGTAACTACCAGCAGAGGCCTTGGAACAGCCATCGACTTCAGCCTTTCCCTGATCGGACAGCTGGAGGGAAGCGCAAAGGCAGAAGAGATTGCTGAATCGGTGGTGTATGTAAGATCATGA
- a CDS encoding threonine aldolase family protein yields the protein MLFFVNDYCEGAHPAILQKLLETNMEKLSGYGTDKYCDSAKEKIRKACGCPDAEVLFLVGGTQTNATVIGSVLNRYEGVLAAQTGHVSCHEAGAIEYTGHKVLTLPAENGKIKAESITDYVETFYGDESHNHMVFPGMVYISHPTEYGTLYTKKELEEISEVCHKYELPLFLDGARLGYGLVSPEADVTLEDIARCTDMFYIGGTKVGALCGEAVVFTKKAPKHIMTMVKQQGALLAKGRLLGIQFDTLFTDDLYTRISKNAIETAMKLKKALQEKGYQLFLDSPTNQQFVVLENKKKEELGKEVQFDFWEKYDEDHTVIRFATSWGTKMEDIDALIELL from the coding sequence ATGTTATTTTTTGTAAACGATTACTGCGAGGGAGCTCATCCGGCGATCCTCCAGAAGCTTCTGGAAACCAATATGGAGAAACTTTCCGGTTATGGCACAGACAAATACTGTGATTCTGCAAAAGAGAAGATCCGTAAGGCCTGTGGCTGCCCGGATGCTGAGGTGCTTTTCCTGGTGGGAGGAACCCAGACCAATGCCACGGTCATAGGTTCTGTCTTGAACCGTTATGAAGGTGTTCTTGCGGCGCAGACCGGACACGTAAGCTGTCATGAGGCCGGAGCGATCGAGTATACAGGACATAAGGTACTGACACTTCCGGCAGAAAACGGAAAGATCAAAGCAGAAAGTATCACAGATTATGTGGAAACTTTTTACGGGGATGAAAGTCACAACCATATGGTATTTCCGGGAATGGTTTATATTTCCCATCCGACAGAGTACGGAACACTTTATACGAAGAAAGAGCTGGAGGAAATTTCCGAGGTATGCCATAAATACGAGCTTCCGCTATTTCTGGACGGAGCAAGACTTGGTTACGGTCTGGTAAGTCCGGAAGCAGATGTGACACTTGAGGATATCGCCAGATGTACAGATATGTTCTACATCGGCGGAACCAAGGTAGGAGCACTTTGCGGTGAGGCAGTGGTCTTTACGAAAAAAGCTCCGAAGCACATTATGACTATGGTGAAACAGCAGGGAGCCCTTCTGGCAAAAGGCCGTCTTCTGGGAATCCAGTTTGACACACTGTTTACCGATGATCTGTATACAAGGATCAGCAAAAATGCTATTGAAACAGCTATGAAGCTGAAAAAAGCCCTTCAGGAAAAAGGATATCAGCTTTTCTTGGATTCTCCCACGAACCAGCAGTTTGTAGTTCTGGAAAATAAAAAGAAAGAAGAACTGGGCAAAGAAGTGCAGTTTGATTTCTGGGAAAAATATGATGAAGATCATACAGTGATCCGTTTTGCCACAAGCTGGGGAACAAAAATGGAAGATATTGATGCGCTGATCGAGCTGCTGTAG
- the proC gene encoding pyrroline-5-carboxylate reductase: MKIGFIGCGNMASAMIGGILRHGIFSKDEIIVSNLTEEGRVRSKKTLGVVTTLDNNEIVRSAKTVVLAVKPQFYEEVLTEIHDSLTTEHTIIGIAPGKTLAWLEEKAGLPLKVVRFMPNTPAQVGAGMTAVCANDRVSEDELAEILKITDSFGCTEVIPERLMDAAGAVGGCAPAYVFMFIEAMADAAVSQGMPRKQAYKFASQTVLGSAKMVLETGRHPGDLKDMVCSPAGTTIEGVRTLEKSGFRSAVFEALTAAAEKGKKL, from the coding sequence ATGAAGATTGGATTTATCGGATGTGGAAATATGGCCTCTGCCATGATCGGCGGTATTCTCCGTCATGGGATCTTTTCAAAGGACGAGATCATTGTTTCCAACCTTACAGAAGAAGGCAGAGTGCGCAGTAAAAAAACTCTTGGTGTTGTCACCACTCTGGATAACAATGAAATAGTCAGATCTGCAAAAACTGTCGTTCTTGCAGTAAAACCGCAGTTTTATGAGGAAGTTCTCACGGAGATCCACGACAGCCTCACGACAGAGCACACCATCATCGGAATCGCTCCCGGCAAGACGCTTGCATGGCTGGAAGAAAAAGCCGGTCTTCCTCTGAAGGTTGTTCGTTTTATGCCTAATACGCCTGCACAGGTTGGAGCCGGAATGACTGCTGTATGTGCCAATGACCGGGTTTCGGAAGACGAACTGGCAGAAATCCTTAAGATCACAGACAGCTTTGGCTGTACCGAAGTGATACCGGAGCGTCTGATGGACGCCGCAGGCGCTGTAGGCGGCTGTGCACCGGCTTATGTGTTTATGTTTATCGAAGCCATGGCAGATGCCGCTGTCAGCCAGGGAATGCCTCGTAAGCAGGCTTATAAATTTGCTTCCCAGACTGTTCTCGGCAGTGCAAAAATGGTTCTGGAAACCGGCAGACACCCTGGAGACCTGAAAGACATGGTCTGCTCACCGGCAGGAACTACCATTGAAGGTGTCCGCACCCTGGAAAAGAGCGGCTTCCGCAGTGCCGTATTTGAAGCGCTTACCGCAGCTGCTGAAAAGGGTAAAAAGTTATAA
- a CDS encoding LacI family DNA-binding transcriptional regulator: MKIKAADIARNLNLSKATVSLVLNNKPGVSEKTRRKVFDYIEEVTGEPEKQKEEKDKQNQELENKNIIKVLYIDNHLRFLKNFELDVCPDSLTIFEQEARRMGCIVSVTYASSTKKEDVERVVREANEENVAGVILYATEMQPDQFPPFRAIRKPMVIYDNDLGNEYHCVTFGGVEGIRDCVDYLVSRGCRNIKYMANTQDIFNFQQRRAGFRAGLRKNGLPLEKESIYSLGETTSEVCEATLKYLDTHELPDAFIMENYQISIGVMRALRQKKISVPEDISLLGVDEIPDYLTGDILLTTLRMEHLERAHVAMLFLEQEMKGAISCKFKSFSTCKIIPGQTVK; the protein is encoded by the coding sequence ATGAAGATTAAAGCAGCGGATATAGCAAGAAATCTTAATCTTTCCAAGGCAACTGTATCTCTGGTTTTGAACAACAAGCCAGGGGTCAGTGAAAAGACCAGACGGAAGGTTTTCGATTATATAGAAGAAGTTACCGGAGAACCGGAAAAACAAAAAGAAGAAAAAGATAAACAGAATCAGGAATTGGAAAATAAAAATATCATCAAGGTGCTTTATATTGACAATCATCTCAGGTTCCTCAAAAATTTTGAATTGGATGTATGCCCGGATAGTCTGACGATATTTGAACAGGAAGCCAGAAGAATGGGCTGTATCGTCAGTGTGACTTATGCTTCTTCCACAAAAAAAGAAGACGTGGAGCGCGTAGTGCGTGAGGCCAATGAGGAAAATGTGGCAGGTGTGATCCTGTATGCAACAGAGATGCAGCCGGATCAGTTTCCACCGTTTCGGGCGATCCGAAAGCCAATGGTGATTTATGATAATGATCTTGGAAATGAATATCATTGCGTTACCTTCGGTGGAGTGGAAGGAATCAGAGATTGTGTGGATTATCTGGTTTCCAGAGGATGCCGGAATATCAAATATATGGCCAACACCCAGGATATCTTTAATTTCCAGCAAAGGCGTGCAGGATTCCGTGCAGGACTTCGGAAGAATGGCCTGCCGCTGGAGAAAGAGTCTATTTACTCGCTGGGAGAAACTACCAGTGAGGTATGTGAGGCAACACTGAAATATCTGGATACTCATGAATTGCCGGATGCCTTTATCATGGAAAATTATCAGATATCCATTGGAGTGATGCGTGCGTTACGGCAGAAGAAAATTTCGGTTCCGGAAGACATTTCTCTTCTGGGTGTGGATGAGATCCCGGACTATCTTACCGGAGATATCCTTCTTACCACACTTCGGATGGAGCATCTGGAACGTGCGCATGTAGCCATGCTTTTCCTGGAACAGGAGATGAAGGGGGCGATTTCCTGTAAATTCAAATCGTTTTCTACCTGTAAGATCATTCCAGGGCAGACGGTCAAATAA